The genome window CCATCTGTCAAGAATTGCAGGCTGCTATTCATTAATTTCGCCTCCCTTACCGCTTATTGCATTAAAGAGAGCCATCAGCAGGCCCACAATTACAAATCCTCCGGGAACAGTTGCCGCCAGTGAAAAAGGCGCAAGAGTGCCTTTCAGCACAGCGACTCCAAAGAATTGGCCTAAGCCAACAAATTCCCTGATTATGCCGATCAAAGTTAGCGCTGCTGTATAGCCAATTCCCATGCCTACCGCATCAAGGACCCTGGCTGCGGGAGCTGCTTTCCAGGATAATCGCTGCAAAACAAAGCTGTTGACTGCAATGAGGGGGAAATAGATCCCCAGCTGTACCATAAGCTCAGGCTGGTAAGCTGCCACCAATCGATATAATAGTGTTGTAAACACAGCCGCGGA of Bacillota bacterium contains these proteins:
- a CDS encoding electron transport complex subunit E, whose amino-acid sequence is MSVGKEFIKGIWSENPVFRLAVGLVPALGITHLAINGVYIGAASAVVLLASVLVKIAVSKLVSKDVGIYVDFASAAVFTTLLYRLVAAYQPELMVQLGIYFPLIAVNSFVLQRLSWKAAPAARVLDAVGMGIGYTAALTLIGIIREFVGLGQFFGVAVLKGTLAPFSLAATVPGGFVIVGLLMALFNAISGKGGEINE